The Asticcacaulis excentricus genome has a segment encoding these proteins:
- the lpxB gene encoding lipid-A-disaccharide synthase, with protein sequence MDTPPPLKPTKLMLVAAEASGDMLGAGLMRELQRQSPVPLTFCGVGGQRMAELGVKSPFDISELSILGLIEGLKAYRRVKLRVADTVAQALREKPDAVVLIDSWGFTLRVAHGIRAVLPDVPLIKYVGPQVWATRPGRAKTLAQSVDLLLALHPMDAPYFEKEGLKTVVVGNPALNVDFGTADPDGLRGQLDIGEAPLLLVLPGSRPSEIKRLMPVFRETIETLSRQRPELIFVVPVADTVRDQVRDGLAGVQAPLHLIDNETDKLSAMRAATVALACSGTVTTELALAGCPMIVAYKVEPLTYFLFKHMSPLTHVTLFNIMAGKGVAPEFIQHDCTTANLVAALSHRLDDPAFRATQIEAQYAALDLMGRGQPAPAIRAAEAVLQHLSLTQM encoded by the coding sequence ATGGACACGCCGCCCCCGCTCAAACCGACTAAGCTGATGCTGGTCGCCGCCGAAGCCTCCGGCGACATGCTGGGGGCCGGGCTGATGCGTGAATTGCAAAGGCAATCACCCGTTCCACTCACCTTTTGCGGCGTCGGTGGGCAGCGTATGGCCGAACTGGGCGTCAAGAGCCCGTTCGATATCTCAGAACTTTCGATTCTGGGCCTGATCGAAGGGCTGAAGGCCTATAGGCGCGTCAAGCTGCGTGTCGCGGATACGGTGGCGCAGGCGCTCAGGGAAAAGCCTGACGCTGTTGTGCTGATCGATTCGTGGGGTTTTACGCTGCGTGTGGCGCACGGCATCCGCGCCGTCCTGCCTGACGTGCCATTGATTAAATATGTTGGGCCGCAGGTGTGGGCCACCCGTCCGGGGCGTGCCAAAACACTGGCGCAAAGCGTTGATCTGCTGCTGGCCCTGCACCCGATGGACGCCCCCTATTTTGAAAAAGAGGGGCTAAAGACCGTCGTTGTGGGCAATCCGGCCCTGAATGTCGATTTCGGCACTGCCGATCCCGACGGTCTGCGCGGGCAACTGGACATAGGCGAGGCGCCTCTGCTGCTGGTCCTGCCGGGCAGCCGCCCCTCCGAAATCAAACGCCTGATGCCGGTCTTCCGTGAGACCATCGAGACCCTGTCGCGGCAGCGTCCCGAACTGATCTTCGTCGTGCCCGTGGCCGATACGGTGCGCGATCAGGTGCGCGACGGTCTGGCGGGCGTGCAGGCCCCGCTGCACCTGATCGACAACGAAACGGATAAACTTTCGGCCATGCGTGCGGCGACCGTGGCGCTCGCCTGTTCGGGCACGGTGACGACCGAACTGGCTTTGGCCGGCTGTCCGATGATCGTGGCCTATAAGGTCGAACCCCTGACCTATTTCCTGTTCAAACACATGTCGCCGCTTACCCACGTCACCCTGTTCAACATCATGGCAGGGAAGGGGGTGGCCCCTGAATTTATCCAGCACGACTGTACAACGGCCAATCTGGTCGCTGCGCTCAGCCACAGACTGGACGATCCGGCCTTCCGCGCTACCCAGATCGAGGCGCAATACGCCGCCCTCGACCTGATGGGCCGCGGACAACCGGCCCCGGCCATCCGCGCCGCCGAAGCCGTATTGCAGCACCTGAGCCTGACACAGATGTGA
- a CDS encoding serine hydrolase domain-containing protein has protein sequence MTRRAAVALSLAALGGSVLRPQPSMQGASGGMGPDAPALKDWPTLDALAQAMIDTRLTPGLSLSIMHKGVMLYSRGFGQSDIDSAVSITPQTSLRIASITKQFTAVAILLLAEQGQLNVHDPLSKFLPDFPRAAEVSLHQLMSHTSGMGDYINRQDHSILDAARTRDYSTDDVLKLIRAGKPLYRFAPGMGWAYSNSGYTLLSSIVERLSGQSFADFCRKHLFERAGMANTTIDQSCEVTNAVTRGYTPTRGGFLPNLPVSPTFLRGAGAIRSTTEDLCRWHAALLNHQIIKPYSLEAMMTPALLKNGKPAWERQGYEPLNYGFGVGLGVTEDSRRYCTHGGRINGFTGHLRSFIAEQVTLAILYNCDGGGSAQFSAAQKALRQEASRLGLEAASQT, from the coding sequence ATGACGCGCCGTGCGGCGGTGGCCTTGAGTCTGGCGGCTCTGGGCGGCAGCGTCTTGCGCCCTCAGCCGTCTATGCAGGGCGCGTCCGGCGGTATGGGGCCCGACGCACCTGCGCTGAAAGACTGGCCCACGCTGGACGCACTGGCGCAGGCCATGATCGACACCCGCCTGACGCCGGGACTGAGCCTGAGCATCATGCACAAGGGCGTCATGCTCTATTCCAGGGGGTTCGGGCAGTCGGATATCGACAGTGCGGTCTCTATCACGCCGCAAACGAGCCTGCGCATCGCCTCGATCACCAAGCAGTTCACCGCTGTGGCCATTTTGCTGCTGGCCGAACAGGGACAACTCAATGTCCATGATCCGCTATCGAAATTCCTGCCGGATTTTCCGCGCGCCGCTGAGGTCAGCCTGCACCAATTGATGAGCCACACCTCCGGCATGGGCGATTATATCAACCGTCAGGACCACAGCATTCTGGACGCGGCGCGTACCCGCGATTACAGCACAGACGACGTTCTCAAACTGATCCGTGCGGGCAAGCCGCTCTATCGCTTTGCACCGGGCATGGGATGGGCCTATTCCAATTCCGGCTATACCCTGCTGTCGTCGATCGTTGAGCGTTTATCGGGTCAGAGCTTTGCCGATTTTTGCCGCAAGCATCTGTTTGAGCGCGCGGGCATGGCCAATACGACCATCGACCAGAGCTGTGAGGTCACCAATGCCGTGACACGTGGCTATACGCCGACCAGAGGGGGCTTCCTGCCCAACCTGCCCGTATCGCCCACCTTCCTGCGCGGGGCCGGGGCCATCCGTTCGACAACCGAAGACCTGTGTCGCTGGCACGCGGCCCTGCTCAATCATCAGATCATCAAGCCCTACAGCCTTGAGGCCATGATGACACCGGCCCTGCTGAAAAACGGCAAACCCGCGTGGGAGCGCCAGGGCTATGAGCCCCTGAACTACGGCTTCGGTGTCGGGTTGGGCGTCACCGAAGACAGCCGCCGTTACTGCACACACGGCGGGCGGATCAACGGCTTCACGGGCCATCTGCGCAGTTTTATCGCCGAGCAGGTGACGCTGGCCATCCTCTATAATTGCGATGGCGGCGGGTCGGCGCAGTTCAGCGCCGCCCAGAAGGCGCTGAGGCAGGAGGCGTCGCGTCTGGGGCTCGAGGCCGCCAGCCAGACCTGA